Genomic segment of Arachis stenosperma cultivar V10309 chromosome 4, arast.V10309.gnm1.PFL2, whole genome shotgun sequence:
TGGCATGCTAGAATTCTTAACACACTCAGCAATTCCATTCACCTACACACAAAATTTCCCTTTCATCTGCAGGCACCAAAATTTGATGGATACCGACCAAGTTTCTTAATGTTTCTGGGCCGATTCTATATCTTGAAGCAATTTGGGCTAACTCATTGGCGATCTCGTTCTGTACCCTTGGGATATGAACCAAGGAAGCTTTTCGAAAAGAAGTTAACAACTCCCAAGCCATTGCCCAACTTCTCATTAGTGCTCTTTCTTCTCCCTCTCATCTCAATGCagctctgtgtgtgtgtgtgtgtgtgtgtgtgtgtgtgtgtgcgtGCGTGCGCGCGCGTGCGTGCGTGCGTGTGCATGTGTGTGTGCGCGCGTGCGTGCGTGCGTGTGCaactctgtgtgtgtgtgtgtgtgtgtgtgtgtgagcgCGCGCGCGTGCGCGTGTGCGTGTGTTTGTGGAGTTTATAAGCTGAAAAACTCATTAAGTGTGCCTTTATATGTTGGACTTGGGCCCAACTTGAGTCCGGTCAAACTCGTTAGCGTTTTTATCCCGTTTGGTCCAACTTTGGAAATAAGTTAATGTTTGGTTACTGGCTTCATAATTACCTCAACCCTGTTGTTGTAATTGACCTGCCTCATGTGTTCCTTGGTGTGGACAATCTATAACCAAATGTTCCGGTGCACCACACTTGTAGCATAGTTTCATACCCAACCATCATGGCTTATTCGAATGGTAGTTCCCACACTCTTGACACCTCAAATCAGGGGAGTAAGCTCTTGACGACTTTGCTTCACCATTTCTCTTAAATTTCTGTCCTCTTGGTCCAAGGTAATCATCACGAGCTCGGTTGTCAGTATAACCACGATTTCCTCTCACCTTAGCTTCCTTCTTGGCACAGTCTTCCACCACCCTTGCCTTGTTCACAAGCTCGAAAAAGATTCGAATCTCCAAAGGAGTCACAATAGCCATAATGATATCCTCCAAGCCTCCTTGATATTTAACGCACTTCCAACTCTCATAGGACTCCGGGGCACCTTGACATATCCTAGAGAACCTACAGAGATTCTCGAACCTACTAGTGTATTCGGCCATAGACAACGAGTCTTGATTCAGCTGCATAAACTCTAAATCCTTAGTTTCTCTCATCGACTCTGGAAAATACTTCCTATAGAACGCCATTGGAGAGCCCAACATCCCACGTTGGTCTTGAAGGTAAAAGACCCAGCCTCTAATTCACAAACAAGTGTGGATTGAAACTCCCAAATCCAGATATTCTAAAAGTTGTAGATGGCAACCAAAAGAAAGTGCATTGGACCAAAATTAATGGTTCCATTTGGTTTATTGGGAAGGAATGGAAAGAGTTTCTTGAGAACTACTCTGTCTCACACGGCCACCTTTTGTTGTTCAAATACTGTCTTGTGACTTCATATTTTGGGGTCCAAATATTTGACAGCACCACTCTTGAAATTGACTACCCTCACCATGAACTTAActatgatgattatgaagattATTATGAggatgatgataatgaagatGTTGATGATGTTGTGAAACTTCAATATGATCAATATCAATTGCCTTCTCCTACCTCATACTCTGCCAGTGTGAGGATGTCTGAGTTCGTATTGATGGAGATACCtcgattgatgttgatagatcTATCACTAGGAGGGGTATGGAGCATGATAGGGAGCTTAGACATGCACCATCTTAAGAGCTAGTTCTCCCTCCTCAGCATGAGCAGCCAGAGATGCCTTAAGGATTCTATTTCCATCCTCGTGACTACTGGAATCAGTTGACCACATCTATTGGGGAGCTGATGTCTTCTGTCGACCAGCTGAGGCTAGAGCATCAGGATCACTCTACTCTCCTTCGTTAGTTTGTGGAGGAGTAGCAGGGTCAGAAGCAAGACTTAGATGAGCTGATGTGCTAGAGAGGATTCCTGGGAGGAAGCAGCAGCCACCATGATTGAGGTGGTTGAATTTCATTATCTTCTACCTATTTCGTTTTCTGTTTTTTAGTAGTTTATCTTATTTCCTGTTTTTTGTTTGAAAGTCTTTGCATGACTAGTAGTAGTACTTTACTGTTTTCTAGCctagttatttattttgatattttatttttattttgaaagaggtctcatgtattgctcactgagtttaaaaaaaaaaaacaaaagaaaagaagtagtAAAATGCATGAGACTTAAGTTATATGTTATGAGTATTCTGAttactttgatgtggtggtattGCCTATGATTCTGAATGTATGAactaaacagtgcatatttgatatTAAAGTTAAGAATTTTGATTTCTGAGGTATAGAAACttagagaaatattattgttcTCTAAAGAAAGACATTGTCATTAAAGCAAACTaagcagcaaaaagaaaaagaaaaagcatttgcaaaaaaaaaaactttatgcatgcaaaaaaaagaaagaaaaaatggaaaagaaaaaaaagcagaaaaattcATTACTGTCCAAAAATGCAGGAAAAGGAGGGCAGATTGAAAAAgtcaataaccctttaaaccaaaaggtaagggtaaaatgatccaagactttgagcactAATGGATAAGATGGCCCAAaagaataaaatcctggcctaagtagctaaaccaagctgtctctaaccatgtgcttgtggtgtgaaggtgtcaagtgaaaagcttgagactgagcgattaaagtcgtggtccaaagcaaaagagtgtgcttaaaaattctagacacctctatctgaaaactctagcaaagctaagtcacaatttgaaaaggttcacccagttaaagtATCTGTGGCATTattgtatccggtggtaatactggaagacaaggtgcttagggtcacggccaagactctgaaagctgtgttcaagaatcaaaataAGCTTAACTAAAaaagtcaataatatcatctggattctaagtttctaaagatgccaaccattctgagtttcaatggatagtgagatggcaaaactattcagaagcaaaaagctactaagtctCGCTCATCTGATTTTTACTAAGCTTCATTTGAAACTTAGAAATTCGACGTCGTTAAAATCGATTTGTTTGGGAAGATACCTTCCTCACTGCCACATTTTTAATTAATAGATTACCAACTCCTACATTGAACATGAAGTCACCTTTTGAAATGCTAAACAATGTTATACCTGATTATACTATTTATAAGGTTTAATTCATACTCTACAATCTATATCTTAGCATATGTCGATGATATTCTTATTACATGTGATAATCATTCTACAATCTGCACTCTCATTGCTGATATAAAGTCTTTTTTGCATTAAAAGATCTAGGCAATGTTAATTTTTTCTTAGGCTTAGAATTTAATATCTTATCTGATCATGATATTCACATCACTCAATCTAAGTATGTTAGGGACTTACTTGAGAGAGCAGGAATGTTATGGTATGTGATATACTACTAATAGTATACTTGAGAGAGCACATGGTATATATATGCCTTTCATGTTTTCTATAGTTGTATAACTTTTTGGCTCATACATATATTTTAAGTGATATtgtaaaatgtgattttttttattccaaTGATTGAAACTACCATACCTAAGTCTCATTATTGATACGGaagagaatttttttaaaataaaaatgctttgACATTATTGATACGGAAGATGATGATATCTATCAAGTTTGGAGGTTTAAAGCTGTCAAGCGCTTGCGAGGTATGCTCCATGCCATTCGCAAAAAAGGTGTCCGTCCATATTGGATCCCATCAGAAGTTCTTGGTGAATTGATGAGACGTTGGGACACTGATGCCTATAGACAATTACAGGCGAGAAATGCAGCTGCCAGAAAATCGACTCGAGGTACTTCCCTTCATTTGTTTGGACGCTAAGAGTAAACGACGTCGTTTACTCATCATCCAGTGTAGCAGGGAGGGTGCCTTTTTAGCACTCCGTTTGCCTAATCATTGCAGAAAGTGTTGAGGGACCATATTGGTGCCCGAACTTAAATCTGGATGATTAGTATAAGTAATCTTGAGGACCAAATTGAGTAATTACGTGAATCTCAGggaccaaaataaaaatttagtcaactCATACCCATAAGCCAAGCATACTCTTCATTCTCAAATTTAACTTTTGCATTCTTCTTGTtgataaaaagtatttttaaagaAGAAATGGGATTTTTGCTATTCTAATTTGACAAACTATTCCCAATAGCATTGGGACCAGGCAGATAAACAACAGTAGGGAAAGAAATTGTCTTCGATATAAACATTTCATTTGAAAGCCAGTAACCAACCATAGGTGACAGTGTGACTCTACACAAACTCTAATGTCTTTGTGTtccaaacaaaaaaacaaatgaTGTGACTATTGAAGTATTATTCTCATTCTCATCCTTTACAAAGTAGTAAAAGAATTGGAATTTCTTCAAAATTGGACCATGAATTTGTTTTCTCacttttgctttttctttttctttggggTCCTTAAAAGTTGATAAAGTTGGTTAATTTGCCAGTTATTACTCTGCTACATACTTTGATCAGTTTTATTACTTGTTTGTATCATTTTTGTTTAGAATAATATTCCTCAAGGGTACGGATAAAATCTGTTTATAATTAATCAAGTTTCTCAAGGGAAAATATTGGTAGCCTTCATATTTTTTCTGTTGCTCTTTATCATAATCAAGCAAACTCTTGGACTTAAGAATAGCATCACTgatttttttcttgttcttcttccaTATCTTCTAAagcttttttatattttataaacgTAATCATCCAAAGAAATCATTGCTTTAGCTAGGGGTGGGTGAGCACGGAAGCGGACACCCAATTACTCGTATGAATCCGAACCGAACCAATTAAATTGGTTCTGGAACTAAGGGGTAATTGGGTCTAACCCGAACCAAACTGATGATCTTTATTAGTGATTGGTTCAGATATCGACTCTGGGATGCAGAACCCAAACCAACCCGTAAATCCgaacatatattaattaaataaaaaaatatatatgactTTTTTATTAGACAAAGATTATTCACTATTAATATGTTTGGATTTTAATGAGTttagtttttaatgtatttggTATTTAACATGTTTAGATTATTTCTATTGATATTACATATTTATtgtacttgttgaatttttaaaataaaaatttggttttttttatgaatttcaaaGTCATCAGGTATCTAATTACCTGAATCGAACTAATTCATTCTTAATCGATTTGGTTTGGTTCGGGTACATgtacaaaaaaatacaaatctaaactaaaccaaaccaattatattttgatcggttcaattttaattttaccatGAACTCGAATCAAACCGACCCGTACTCACCCTAACTTTGGCTTTCTCAAGAAACTGTTTGTCTTTAGCAAATACATTGAGGATGCCATCAGCATCAATATCAAAGGTTAACTAACAGGATAACCTCAAAGATTAAAACATTCCTCTTCCAACACAGTCAGTAGCTGCAGCATTATTTGCATCAATATCTAAGTATGCTTCTGCAATTTCACGCATCTTTGTGAGAATCATAGATGAAATTTCCTCTGTACAAAGGCTCTGCTCTTGACTCCCCTATTTATTAGCAATACTAGTGGCTTGTTAGTAAAGCcgttttctattttcttttattagaaTACATAGTCCAAAAGTTAGTTACCTCTAAAGTAGGTTTTTATGGAAGAGGTCATAAAGCTATTTTCACTTCTTTAACTAATGTGCTTATTGACTAAATTTACAAGTAAACATTTATGCTCAGATTTCATTGTTAACATTCCGATCATTATCTTATCATTATCATTGTTtattaaagtaataataataaaaaaagtgaaaaacatTCCCATTATATCTTAACAAGAAACTGACAATTCAAGATACTCCTAGAACTTACTATAACATGATCAGCCACGTAAGATTTGCATTacatacaaaattaaaagatcttAGCAATTATAAAATGTTTAAGGCAATCATGGATTCTTGTTCATCATAGGTTCAAAAATTTCCTTGAGCTGCTTCAGATTCTTCTTGAACACATCTATTCCATGTTTATCACGATCATTAAGTAAGCCCATGGCCTTAGCAATTGCATCATTGATCTTTTCATTGTCCTTTTCCATATCTTCTAaagtttttctctttttgtaaACATAGTCATCCAAATCCCTCATTGCTCTAGCCTTCTCAAGAAACTTGGTGTCTTCAGCCTCATAAGTTTTAGCCTCCTGAATTAATCTTGCAATTTCCTTAGCTGACATTCGTCCTTTATCATTGGTTATTGTAATCTCGTTCCTGTTACCAGTGGTTTCTTCTTCAGCAGATACATTTAAGATACCATCTTCGTCTATATTGAAGCATATCTTAATATGATGGCCTCGAGGAGCAGGAGGAATACCAGAAAGCACAAATCGACCCAGCAAACTGTTATCACTAGCTCCTAGGAATTACTATGCTCATAACATCATATTTTGTGTGTACACCAAGTGACAATGGAGTAACATCATGCAGCAACACATTTGGAACATTCTTAAAGCCTTCACTCAACAAAGCAGCTTGAACGGCAGCTCCATAGGCAACAGCTTCATCAGGATTAACTCCCCTGCACATATTTTTCCCTTGGAAGAATTCCTGCAATAGTTGTTGCACTTTGGGGATCCTAGAAGAGCCTCCAACAAGAACAACATCATCTATACAACTCTTATCAATATCGGCAACAGTAAGACATTCCTTTACTGTCTGAATACACTCTTCAAAGAGGTCCTTGTTGAGTTCCTCAAACCTAGCACGAGTGATTGATGAAGAGAAGTCAATACCCTTAAATAAACAATCTATGTCAATGAAGGCATCAATGGAGCTTGAGAGTGTCCTTTTCGCCCTTTCGCATTCGTTTCTCAACCTCCTCAAGGCTCTTGAATCACCACTTATGTCAACTTTGTTCTTCTTTTCAAACTCTTCTATAAAGTATTTCATCATCCTGTCATCAAAGTCTTCTCCACCAAGATGAGTGTTTCCACAAGCGGCCTTAACTTCAAACAACTTATCATTGATGGTAAGGAGGGTCACATCAAAAGTACCACCTCCAAGGTCGAAAATCAAAACATTCCTCTCTCCAACCCAATCAGCTTTCTTGTCAAGACCATAAGCAATAGCTGCAGCAGTAGGTTCATTGATTAACCTCATGACAGTGAGACCAGCAATGGCACCGGCATCTCTGGTGACTTTGCGCTGCGAGTCACTGAAGTAGGCCGGACAGTAATGACTGCATACTCCACAGGTGAATCTAAATATGCCTCTGCAGTCTCACGCATCTTTGTCAGAACCATGGCTGAAATTTCTTCAGGACAAAGGCGTCTCTCCTGACCCTTGTACTTAACAACAACAATTGGTTCGCCATTAGCACCAGAAATGACTTTGAATGGCCACAGTACTTTATCTTTCTGAATATTGGGGTCAGCAAATTTTCTACCAATCATCCTCTTAGCATCTGTTAAGAGTAATTaacataataaaatagaaaaaaatatatatattttgttcaTATTATGTACAGAGTCTTTAACTTGTAAAATAACTTAGACATGAACTTATGATAACAAAGACTAATCCTGGTTATCTATCAATAACAAACTTCAATTAACTCAACTAATCATATAAGTTGCATGGCTTAATATAGCATATCTGAAGAGGAAAATGAaatcaaaataacaataattattgGTTTTTATGTGAAAATAATACATGTATAAAAAAAGATGAATTACTTACCAAAGACTGTGTTGGTAGGGTTGACAGCAGCTTGATTCTTAGCAGCATCACCAATCAACCTTTGATTATGAGTGAAAGCAACGTAAGAAGGAGTTGTCCTGTTGCCTTGGTCATTGGGTATGATCTCAGCTCGAGAATGTTGTTGCTGCCACACTGCAACACAAGAATATGTTGTTCCAAGATCTATTCCCACTGCATGTCCCTCACATTTTTTGGCCATTTTTTCTTCCAAGTAAATAGAATGTTATCAGAAGAAATGTGAAGAAGACAGTCTAAGGTAATGCAGAGTCTAAGAGTTCTGTTCTGGAATACTTAAAGATATCTTAAGTATAAAATTTTGTCACAGTTTTTAACATTTGCATTGTTTTTGGTTGAAGTATTGCCATTACTATCTTTTGGCAACTATTCCCAACAGTATTGGAACCAGTTATTCTCTCATTTTTGGAGGCTGCATTAATGTACTATACGTGGTAATTTGAGACGAAAGTAtattctctcaattttttttttattatttgatcaAGTGTGATTTTTTATCATTCAATATTTtctttcatatattttttgttgGTCCCACTTAAAGAATATAAGATAAGAGATCCGACTTTATCAAACAATTGAAAAGATTCATTCTCAAACAAACGGTATGTGACTAGTATAGTAATATTATTCTCATCCATAACAAATTAGTAGTAAAAAACTTGAATTCTCTTCAAAATTTGTCCAtgagtagaaaaagaaagccttctaaaataaaaataaaaaatcacttTTTCGTTGGCAGACTCAGAATTTAAAATTGGTTAATGTTAATTAACTTCAAAGTAAACCCAGAAGTAATTTGATCAATTGCTACCTTTTTAGACCATTAGAAACATATGATTTCACTAGAAAAATATTTACCATATATTTATATGACAAACTATGATTGAAACACCTTCAACTTGTTAACCACTCATGAAGTCATGATTCTCGCCAAATCATGAAAAGAATATTTCTTCTGAAGTAAAACTATCTTCTGTGATGGTTCTAAATTTCTTTCAAGATAGATAGACATGATTTTATATCAGTAAAGTTTTAAACAGCAACAATATTTCCTTTTGGTACATGAAGTTAATCAAACAGGATGAAAAGGACCTTCATACACAATTCAAGGACATAATCTTAACAAGCAGTTAACAACTGATATATAGCTTAAGATAGTGACATGTTCTTCAGATTAGCAATTAGGGATTCAGAATATAACTCAAGCACCTTCAGACTCTTCTCGAACACATCTTTTTTATGCTGGTCTATGTCATCATCAAGCAAACTCTTGGCCTTAACAATTGCATCACTGATCTTTCCCTtattcttttccatataattcaAAGCTTTTTCCATTTTGTAAACATAATTGTCCAACTCTCTTCTTGCACTAGTCTTCTCAAGAAACTCTTTGTCTTCAGTCTCATAATCTCTAGCTTCTTGAATCAATCTGGCAACTTCTTTAGGCGACATTCGTCCCTTATCATAGATTATTGTAATCTCATTGCTGTTGCCAGTTCTTTCATCCTCTGCAGTTACTTTTAGGATACCATTGGCATCAATATCAAAAGTTACCATAATAGGGTGACCTTTAGGACCTTTCGGTATGCCTGAAAGGCTTAACCCACCCAACAAGTTGTTATAGGTGGCTCTTGGCCTCTCTCCCTCAAAAACTTCAAACATCATTCTGCTTTGATTATCATATAATGTAGCAtatttccttttcttcttcacaGGAATAGTAGTATTCCTAGGGATCATTACACTC
This window contains:
- the LOC130975952 gene encoding uncharacterized protein LOC130975952 gives rise to the protein MAFYRKYFPESMRETKDLEFMQLNQDSLSMAEYTSRFENLCRFSRICQGAPESYESWKCVKYQGGLEDIIMAIVTPLEIRIFFELVNKARVVEDCAKKEAKVRGNRGYTDNRARDDYLGPRGQKFKRNGEAKSSRAYSPDLRCQECGNYHSNKP